The Vibrio tarriae genome includes a window with the following:
- the dusA gene encoding tRNA dihydrouridine(20/20a) synthase DusA — translation MLDWTDRHCRYFHRLLSAQTLLYTEMVTTGAIIHGRGDFLAYNQEEHPVALQFGGSNPKDLAHCAKLAQERGYDEINLNVGCPSDRVQNGRFGACLMGEPDLVAECVAAMRAVVDIPVTVKTRIGIDDQDSYEFLTQFIATVAEKGGCEQFTIHARKAWLSGLSPKENREIPPLDYPRAYQIKRDFPHLTIAVNGGVKSLEEAKLHLQHLDGVMIGREAYQNPYLLAEVDQQIFGLETPVKKRSQVIHEMMPYIERELSQGTHLGHMTRHMLGLFQNMPGARQWRRHISENAHKPGAGLEVVEQALAKIPYQELGV, via the coding sequence ATGCTTGATTGGACCGACCGCCACTGCCGTTATTTCCACCGTCTGCTCTCTGCGCAGACTCTGCTGTACACCGAAATGGTGACGACTGGCGCGATCATCCATGGTCGTGGCGATTTTCTGGCGTATAACCAAGAAGAGCATCCTGTAGCGTTACAGTTTGGTGGTTCCAATCCTAAGGATTTAGCGCATTGTGCCAAGCTGGCTCAAGAGCGAGGCTATGATGAAATTAACCTCAACGTAGGCTGTCCATCCGATCGGGTGCAGAATGGCCGCTTTGGCGCTTGTCTGATGGGCGAGCCGGACTTGGTGGCGGAGTGCGTAGCCGCCATGCGTGCGGTTGTCGACATTCCGGTGACGGTCAAAACGCGTATCGGTATTGATGATCAAGACTCGTACGAGTTTTTAACTCAGTTTATCGCCACGGTTGCGGAAAAAGGTGGCTGTGAGCAATTTACTATCCATGCACGTAAAGCTTGGTTAAGTGGTCTGAGCCCGAAAGAAAACCGTGAAATTCCACCACTGGATTACCCACGAGCGTACCAGATCAAACGTGATTTTCCGCACTTAACCATTGCAGTTAACGGTGGAGTGAAGAGCTTGGAAGAAGCGAAACTGCATCTTCAACATCTTGATGGTGTGATGATTGGGCGTGAGGCGTATCAAAATCCGTATTTGCTGGCTGAGGTGGATCAGCAGATTTTTGGTTTAGAAACGCCTGTGAAAAAACGCTCACAAGTCATCCATGAAATGATGCCTTATATTGAGCGTGAACTTTCACAAGGCACCCATCTTGGTCATATGACTCGCCATATGTTAGGACTGTTCCAAAATATGCCGGGTGCACGCCAATGGCGACGCCATATCAGTGAGAATGCACATAAACCGGGAGCGGGATTGGAAGTGGTTGAACAGGCGTTGGCCAAGATCCCTTACCAAGAGTTAGGTGTGTAA
- a CDS encoding assimilatory sulfite reductase (NADPH) flavoprotein subunit: MSTGNTLPPALAALASPLNDAQLNQLQQTVTQLNAQQLAWVSGYFWGLSQPNALSVPHISAGQTASAASGKLTIIFASQTGNAKGVAQALLKEAQAAGILAQLFDASDYKGKDLAKETHVIFVASTNGEGEAPDNALALHEFLKSKKAPKLPNLKYGVLGLGDSSYQFFCQTGKDFDQFLENLGAQRLVERLDADVDYQAAATEWRKQVLSILKDELTGAAAVTSVATFAVSQTAESHYSKEQPYTASLSTSQKITGRDSGKDVRHIEIDLADSGITYQPGDALGVWYENRPQLVNALLDSVGLSGHEEVQVDGETLSLHSALTHHYEITAANPQLVAQFAELAQSEKLTSLAQDKEALREYATRTQVIDVLREEKVTLSATQLLSLLRRLTPRLYSIASSQSEVGEEVHLTVGVVEYEYEGEQRLGGASSFLAHQLEEGAPVKVFVEHNNNFKLPNDDNAPLIMIGPGTGIAPFRSFIQERENRGAAGKNWLLFGDRTFTQDFLYQVEWQKYLKSGVLNRLDVAFSRDQHEKVYVQHRLLEQAELVWQWLQEGAYFYVCGDASRMAKDVHQALITVVEQQGGLSREQAEEYVSELRKAKRYQRDVY, encoded by the coding sequence ATGTCTACAGGAAACACTTTACCCCCGGCGCTAGCGGCACTCGCTAGTCCGTTAAATGATGCACAGCTCAATCAACTCCAACAAACCGTAACCCAACTGAATGCTCAGCAATTAGCTTGGGTCAGTGGTTATTTCTGGGGATTGAGCCAACCCAATGCATTGAGCGTTCCACACATTTCCGCTGGGCAGACTGCGTCTGCTGCTTCGGGTAAGCTGACGATCATTTTCGCTTCGCAAACGGGAAATGCGAAAGGCGTTGCTCAAGCGTTATTGAAAGAAGCGCAAGCTGCAGGCATCCTAGCCCAGTTATTTGACGCGAGCGATTACAAAGGCAAAGACTTAGCCAAAGAAACCCATGTGATTTTTGTCGCCTCAACCAATGGTGAAGGTGAAGCGCCGGATAATGCACTGGCACTGCATGAGTTTCTCAAATCCAAAAAAGCCCCCAAGCTGCCTAATCTTAAATACGGCGTCTTAGGGTTGGGGGATTCCAGTTATCAGTTTTTCTGCCAAACCGGCAAAGACTTTGACCAGTTTTTAGAAAACCTTGGGGCGCAACGTCTGGTTGAGCGCTTGGATGCGGATGTCGATTATCAGGCTGCAGCGACTGAGTGGCGCAAGCAAGTGCTGTCTATTTTGAAAGATGAGCTGACAGGAGCTGCGGCAGTGACGAGCGTGGCTACTTTCGCAGTGAGCCAGACAGCTGAGAGTCACTACAGTAAAGAGCAACCTTACACGGCGAGCTTATCGACGAGCCAAAAAATTACTGGTCGTGATTCAGGCAAAGATGTCCGCCATATCGAAATTGATTTGGCGGATTCTGGCATCACATACCAACCGGGTGATGCATTAGGTGTGTGGTATGAAAACCGTCCACAGCTGGTTAATGCCCTACTCGATAGCGTAGGACTTTCTGGTCATGAAGAAGTACAAGTGGATGGCGAAACGCTTTCTCTGCATTCGGCACTGACTCATCATTATGAAATTACTGCAGCCAATCCACAGTTGGTGGCGCAATTTGCTGAGCTTGCACAAAGCGAAAAGCTCACCTCTTTAGCCCAAGATAAAGAGGCACTGCGTGAATACGCGACGCGTACGCAAGTGATTGATGTGTTGCGCGAAGAAAAAGTCACACTTTCTGCGACTCAGCTGTTATCACTTCTCCGTCGTTTAACGCCGCGTCTTTATTCGATTGCCTCTAGTCAAAGTGAGGTGGGGGAAGAGGTGCATCTGACGGTTGGGGTGGTCGAGTATGAGTATGAGGGAGAGCAACGCTTGGGTGGTGCATCCAGCTTCTTGGCTCATCAATTAGAAGAGGGTGCTCCGGTTAAAGTCTTTGTTGAGCACAATAACAACTTCAAATTGCCGAATGATGATAATGCGCCGCTGATCATGATTGGCCCAGGAACGGGAATTGCCCCTTTCCGTAGCTTCATTCAAGAGCGCGAAAACCGTGGTGCAGCAGGGAAAAACTGGTTGCTGTTTGGTGATCGCACCTTTACCCAAGACTTCCTCTACCAAGTCGAGTGGCAAAAGTACCTTAAGTCTGGCGTGCTTAACCGCTTAGATGTGGCTTTCAGCCGTGATCAGCATGAAAAAGTCTATGTACAGCATCGTTTGTTAGAACAGGCGGAGTTGGTGTGGCAGTGGCTACAGGAAGGTGCTTATTTCTACGTGTGTGGTGATGCATCACGCATGGCGAAGGATGTGCACCAAGCATTGATTACTGTCGTAGAGCAACAAGGTGGCTTGAGTCGTGAGCAAGCCGAAGAATATGTGAGTGAACTGCGTAAAGCAAAACGTTATCAAAGGGATGTCTACTAA
- a CDS encoding Fe3+ hydroxamate ABC transporter substrate-binding protein: protein MAGLWGHNLASDEFLIIEFFANQYVLNEPQVGSFLLFGPCLVLSISQGWKAK from the coding sequence ATGGCTGGTTTGTGGGGGCACAATTTAGCTTCTGATGAATTTCTCATTATTGAGTTTTTTGCTAACCAATACGTTTTAAATGAGCCACAAGTTGGCTCATTTTTACTATTTGGACCATGCTTAGTTTTATCAATAAGCCAAGGATGGAAAGCAAAATGA
- the pspG gene encoding envelope stress response protein PspG, which yields MMFELIFIFVFAATLLVTGITLMSVFGAMALAFLIMALFGMLGIVLKLLPWLLVVLVVIWLMRDKAKASR from the coding sequence ATGATGTTTGAATTAATCTTTATTTTTGTCTTTGCCGCTACACTATTGGTCACAGGCATCACTTTAATGAGTGTATTCGGTGCGATGGCGTTGGCTTTTTTGATCATGGCGCTGTTTGGCATGTTGGGCATAGTATTAAAGTTACTGCCTTGGTTACTGGTGGTGTTGGTGGTGATTTGGCTGATGCGCGATAAAGCGAAGGCTTCACGTTAG
- the cysI gene encoding assimilatory sulfite reductase (NADPH) hemoprotein subunit — translation MSTNQNPSVQEVLGEVLGPWSDNERLKRESHFLRGTIEQDLQDRITGGFTADNFQLIRFHGMYQQDDRDIRAERSKQKLEPLHNVMLRARMPGGIITPHQWLAIDKFATEHTLYGSIRLTTRQTFQFHGVLKPNIKLMHQTLNSIGIDSIATAGDVNRNVLCTSNPVESQLHLEAYEWAKKISEHLLPKTRAYAEIWLDGEKIEGPDEEPILGPNYLPRKFKTTVVIPPHNDVDVHANDLNFVAIGENGQLVGFNVLVGGGLAMTHGDTSTYPRRADDFGFIPLEKTLEVAAAVVSTQRDWGNRSNRKNAKTKYTLDRVGVEVFKAEVEKRAGITFAPSRAYEFTSRGDRIGWVEGIDGKHHLTLFIENGRLLDFPGKPLKTGVAEIAKVHQGDFRMTANQNLIVAGVPADQKQHIEQLARDHGLIDDGVSEQRINSMACVAFPTCPLAMAEAERFLPSFVTEVEGILAKHALPKEENIILRVTGCPNGCGRAMLAEIGLVGKAPGRYNLHLGGNRNGTRIPKMYKENITDTQILQEIDELVGRWASERLEGEGFGDFTIRAGIIEEVIISKRDFYA, via the coding sequence ATGAGCACAAATCAAAACCCATCAGTACAAGAAGTGCTTGGCGAAGTGCTCGGCCCATGGTCGGATAATGAACGCCTAAAGCGCGAGAGTCATTTTCTACGCGGGACGATCGAGCAAGATCTGCAAGATCGCATTACGGGCGGCTTTACCGCGGATAACTTCCAGCTCATCCGCTTTCATGGCATGTATCAGCAAGATGATCGTGATATCCGTGCTGAGCGTAGCAAGCAAAAACTTGAGCCTTTACACAATGTCATGCTCCGTGCGCGTATGCCGGGAGGGATCATCACTCCTCACCAGTGGCTCGCGATCGATAAGTTTGCAACCGAACATACTCTGTACGGCAGTATTCGTTTAACCACACGACAAACATTTCAGTTTCACGGTGTGCTTAAGCCGAATATCAAACTGATGCATCAAACCTTAAACAGCATTGGTATCGATTCGATTGCGACCGCAGGGGATGTGAACCGTAACGTTTTGTGCACCTCTAACCCCGTGGAATCCCAGCTGCATCTCGAAGCCTACGAGTGGGCAAAAAAGATCAGTGAACACCTACTACCGAAAACACGCGCTTATGCCGAAATTTGGTTGGATGGTGAAAAAATCGAAGGGCCAGATGAAGAACCCATTTTAGGTCCAAACTATTTGCCGCGTAAGTTCAAAACGACCGTTGTGATCCCACCACATAACGATGTGGATGTGCACGCCAACGACTTGAACTTTGTCGCGATTGGTGAAAATGGCCAGTTGGTCGGTTTTAACGTGTTGGTGGGTGGTGGCCTTGCGATGACGCACGGCGATACTTCAACCTATCCTCGTCGTGCCGATGATTTTGGTTTTATTCCACTGGAAAAAACCTTGGAAGTAGCGGCGGCCGTGGTCAGTACGCAACGCGATTGGGGTAACCGTTCTAACCGTAAAAATGCCAAAACCAAGTACACCTTAGATCGTGTCGGGGTGGAGGTATTCAAAGCCGAAGTTGAAAAACGTGCGGGAATTACCTTTGCACCAAGCCGAGCTTATGAATTTACCAGCCGTGGTGATCGGATTGGTTGGGTTGAAGGCATCGATGGCAAACATCATTTAACCCTGTTTATTGAAAATGGCCGCTTATTGGATTTTCCGGGTAAGCCACTGAAAACGGGTGTCGCTGAAATTGCTAAGGTGCATCAAGGCGATTTCCGGATGACGGCTAACCAAAACCTGATTGTGGCTGGTGTGCCAGCGGATCAGAAACAGCACATTGAGCAGCTCGCACGTGATCATGGTTTGATTGATGATGGTGTGAGTGAGCAGCGCATCAATTCTATGGCGTGTGTGGCTTTCCCAACTTGTCCATTGGCGATGGCGGAAGCCGAGCGTTTTCTCCCTTCTTTTGTCACAGAAGTGGAAGGTATTTTGGCAAAACATGCGTTACCAAAAGAAGAGAACATTATTTTGCGTGTGACGGGCTGCCCGAATGGGTGCGGTCGAGCCATGTTGGCTGAGATTGGCCTAGTCGGTAAAGCACCGGGTCGCTACAACCTCCATTTAGGCGGCAATCGAAATGGAACGCGCATTCCTAAGATGTATAAAGAGAACATTACCGACACGCAAATCCTTCAAGAAATTGATGAGTTGGTGGGACGCTGGGCTAGCGAGCGTCTGGAAGGTGAAGGATTTGGTGACTTCACCATCCGCGCAGGCATTATTGAAGAGGTCATTATCTCGAAGAGGGATTTCTATGCCTAA
- a CDS encoding chemotaxis protein CheX, whose protein sequence is MRAEFVNPFLASLMNVLKTMASLELKPQKPRIKKDEIARGDVSGLIGMIGPTTRGSMSITFDESLALEIMQNMLGERPNGLNEEVTDMVGEITNMVTGGAKRILAESGFDFDMATPVVVSGRGHTIRHKCEGAIILMPFSSPWGNAFIEICFE, encoded by the coding sequence ATGCGCGCTGAATTTGTAAACCCGTTTTTAGCGTCTTTAATGAACGTGTTGAAAACCATGGCTTCCCTTGAGTTGAAGCCACAAAAACCACGGATTAAAAAAGACGAAATCGCTCGCGGCGATGTTTCTGGTCTGATCGGCATGATTGGCCCAACGACGCGCGGTTCTATGTCGATCACTTTTGACGAGAGCCTTGCTTTGGAAATCATGCAAAATATGCTGGGTGAGCGTCCGAATGGTTTAAATGAAGAAGTGACTGATATGGTCGGCGAGATCACCAATATGGTCACAGGTGGAGCGAAGCGAATTTTGGCAGAAAGCGGCTTTGATTTTGATATGGCGACCCCCGTTGTCGTCTCCGGCCGAGGACACACAATTCGTCATAAGTGTGAAGGGGCAATCATACTGATGCCGTTTTCTTCTCCTTGGGGCAATGCGTTTATCGAAATCTGTTTCGAGTAA
- a CDS encoding secondary thiamine-phosphate synthase enzyme YjbQ — MWHQHTIQLRPRARGFHLITDEIEQQLPQIKRLNVGLLHLFVQHTSASLTINENADPTVCQDMEAHFNHAAPEGAPYYRHIDEGDDDMPAHIKSSLLGCSVSIPIQQGRLALGTWQGIYLGEHRNHGGIRRVIATIQGE, encoded by the coding sequence ATGTGGCATCAGCACACCATCCAGTTACGCCCACGAGCACGTGGTTTTCATCTGATCACTGATGAAATTGAACAACAATTGCCGCAAATCAAAAGACTAAATGTCGGTTTATTACATTTATTTGTACAGCATACTTCGGCCAGTCTTACCATCAATGAGAATGCCGATCCGACGGTGTGCCAAGATATGGAAGCCCATTTTAACCACGCTGCTCCTGAAGGGGCGCCTTATTATCGGCACATTGATGAGGGCGATGATGATATGCCCGCGCACATCAAGTCTTCACTACTTGGATGTAGCGTCAGCATTCCCATTCAACAAGGCAGGTTAGCGCTCGGTACTTGGCAAGGTATCTATTTGGGTGAGCATCGCAATCACGGCGGAATAAGAAGGGTGATTGCGACCATTCAAGGCGAGTAA
- a CDS encoding MBL fold metallo-hydrolase, translated as MSETAIQTKTQARQCKVFAHHHVQHYRSQLERRISHSPQFRQGKVINAMPHIIATPSWWQTAWSYFGGRAQLKPNARLPVAPLNLQALQTRSQALRVTWLGHSSLFIEVDGLRVLTDPVFDYASPWIAKAWFARNLPNSGVREQLPLPDVIVISHDHYDHLEQASVVYYAAHSVTFYVPLGVGQHLIRWGVSPERIIEFDWWEQIKREGVEFICTPANHNSGRYYLDHNATLWCSWVIKGHQETLYFSGDSAYDTHFAKIAEHCGPIDLACLEVAADVKQHQGYPVENWGHMQAKHTVQAFHDLQAKKLLPIHWATYELFTHQWDEPIADLVKHCQEQSITLLTPMAGESLTIANHSESHAWWQGLETEPMSGARYWQMGLACSLLLLLMVV; from the coding sequence ATGTCAGAAACGGCCATTCAGACTAAAACACAAGCACGTCAATGCAAGGTGTTTGCTCACCACCATGTTCAACACTATCGCTCGCAGTTAGAGCGCCGGATCTCCCACTCACCTCAATTTCGACAGGGCAAAGTGATCAACGCTATGCCTCATATTATCGCTACGCCATCATGGTGGCAGACAGCTTGGAGTTACTTTGGGGGGAGAGCTCAGCTCAAGCCTAATGCTCGATTGCCCGTAGCACCTCTCAACCTTCAAGCGTTGCAAACACGCAGCCAGGCACTTCGAGTCACTTGGCTTGGCCACTCTAGTTTGTTTATTGAAGTCGATGGGCTACGAGTATTGACCGATCCGGTTTTTGACTACGCTTCGCCTTGGATTGCGAAAGCGTGGTTTGCCAGAAACCTACCTAATAGTGGTGTGCGGGAGCAGTTACCACTGCCGGATGTGATTGTGATCTCTCACGATCATTATGATCATTTAGAGCAGGCCAGTGTTGTCTATTATGCCGCGCATTCGGTCACCTTCTATGTTCCGCTGGGTGTCGGGCAGCATTTGATTCGCTGGGGAGTCTCACCTGAACGAATTATCGAATTCGATTGGTGGGAGCAGATAAAACGAGAAGGCGTCGAGTTTATCTGTACTCCGGCTAATCACAATTCGGGGCGTTATTATCTCGATCATAATGCGACCTTGTGGTGTTCATGGGTCATAAAAGGCCATCAAGAAACACTCTATTTCAGTGGTGATAGTGCCTATGATACACATTTTGCAAAGATTGCTGAGCACTGTGGGCCGATTGATTTGGCTTGTCTAGAAGTGGCCGCCGATGTTAAGCAGCACCAAGGTTATCCCGTTGAAAATTGGGGACACATGCAGGCGAAACACACAGTTCAAGCCTTTCACGACTTACAAGCCAAAAAACTGCTGCCGATTCACTGGGCGACTTATGAGTTGTTTACCCACCAATGGGATGAGCCGATTGCCGATCTGGTTAAGCATTGCCAAGAGCAGTCGATCACTTTGCTAACCCCTATGGCAGGAGAAAGCCTAACCATAGCAAACCACAGCGAAAGCCATGCTTGGTGGCAAGGTTTAGAAACTGAGCCCATGAGTGGTGCTCGATATTGGCAAATGGGCTTAGCGTGTTCTTTATTATTGCTGCTGATGGTGGTGTAA
- a CDS encoding TIGR04219 family outer membrane beta-barrel protein, protein MNRTASAALVTALMVMPLSASAAESFYTASVGAEMWLASTKIDNTRRDDANAPNLYFTFEHGFPYLPNVGLRYTNLEADFASFDKIDYTFYYQLLNRELMKFDAGITLTQYANSDYRAPDARRYDFDQTSFNWYASAEITIPHTPFDVIGQFDFGNNSDLKSSDVMAGLQYHLPIRAGDLAFKVGYRVVDLEFTELAKQSTDVKQSFVFVDGWFVGAQFSF, encoded by the coding sequence ATGAACCGAACTGCATCGGCGGCGCTGGTCACCGCACTGATGGTCATGCCTTTATCGGCCTCTGCCGCTGAATCATTTTATACTGCGTCAGTGGGCGCTGAGATGTGGTTAGCGAGCACGAAAATTGATAACACTCGTCGTGATGATGCGAACGCGCCTAACCTTTATTTTACGTTTGAGCACGGTTTTCCTTACCTGCCGAATGTGGGCTTGCGTTATACCAATTTAGAAGCGGATTTCGCTTCGTTCGATAAGATCGATTACACCTTTTATTATCAATTGCTCAATCGCGAATTGATGAAGTTCGATGCGGGTATCACTCTAACCCAATATGCGAACAGTGATTACCGTGCGCCAGATGCCCGTCGCTACGATTTTGATCAAACCTCGTTTAACTGGTATGCCAGCGCTGAAATTACCATTCCTCATACGCCTTTTGATGTGATTGGCCAGTTTGATTTTGGTAACAATAGTGACCTGAAATCGTCCGATGTGATGGCTGGCTTGCAATACCATCTGCCGATCCGAGCGGGAGATCTCGCATTCAAAGTGGGCTATCGAGTGGTAGATCTTGAGTTCACTGAACTGGCTAAGCAGTCCACCGATGTAAAGCAATCTTTTGTTTTTGTCGATGGCTGGTTTGTGGGGGCACAATTTAGCTTCTGA
- the pgi gene encoding glucose-6-phosphate isomerase, with protein sequence MLKNINPTQTQAWKALTAHFESAQDMDLKALFAQDSERFAKYSARFGQDILVDYSKNLVNAETMQHLFALAKETDLQSAITAMFKGEAINQTEDRAVLHTALRNRSNSPVLVNGEDVMPAVNAVLAKMKAFSERVIGGEWKGFTGKAITDVVNIGIGGSDLGPYMVTEALVPYKNHLTMHFVSNVDGTHMAETLKNVDPETTLFLVASKTFTTQETMTNAHTARDWFLKAAGDEAHVAKHFAALSTNGKAVAEFGIDTDNMFEFWDWVGGRYSLWSAIGLSIVLSIGYDNFVELLAGAHEMDQHFVNTPFESNIPVILALIGIWYNNFHGAESEAILPYDQYLHRFAAYFQQGNMESNGKYVDRDGNPVTYQTGPIIWGEPGTNGQHAFYQLIHQGTKLIPCDFIAPAVSHNLVGDHHQKLMSNFFAQTEALAFGKSAQAVQAELEKAGKSAAEIAALVPFKVFEGNRPTNSILVKQITPRTLGNLIAMYEHKIFVQGVIWNIFSFDQWGVELGKQLANQILPELADSAAVTSHDSSTNGLINAFKAFRA encoded by the coding sequence ATGTTGAAAAATATCAATCCAACGCAAACCCAAGCTTGGAAAGCGCTGACCGCGCATTTTGAATCTGCTCAGGATATGGATCTCAAAGCACTTTTTGCGCAAGACAGCGAGCGTTTTGCCAAATACTCTGCGCGCTTTGGTCAGGACATTTTGGTCGATTATTCGAAAAACCTAGTGAATGCGGAAACGATGCAACACTTGTTTGCGTTGGCCAAAGAAACGGATCTGCAATCTGCCATCACCGCGATGTTTAAAGGTGAAGCGATCAACCAAACGGAAGATCGTGCGGTACTGCACACTGCGCTGCGTAATCGTAGCAATTCACCTGTGTTGGTGAACGGTGAGGATGTAATGCCCGCAGTGAACGCTGTGTTGGCTAAAATGAAAGCCTTCTCTGAGCGTGTCATTGGCGGTGAGTGGAAAGGTTTCACCGGCAAGGCGATTACTGATGTCGTTAATATCGGCATTGGTGGATCCGATCTCGGCCCTTACATGGTGACGGAAGCTCTAGTGCCTTATAAGAACCATTTGACCATGCACTTTGTGTCAAACGTCGATGGTACACATATGGCGGAGACACTGAAAAACGTCGATCCTGAAACCACACTCTTCTTAGTGGCTTCCAAAACCTTCACTACCCAAGAAACCATGACCAACGCCCACACGGCGCGTGATTGGTTCTTGAAAGCGGCAGGAGATGAAGCACATGTTGCCAAGCACTTTGCGGCGCTATCAACCAATGGTAAAGCGGTGGCTGAGTTTGGTATCGACACCGACAACATGTTTGAATTCTGGGATTGGGTAGGCGGTCGTTACTCACTGTGGTCAGCGATTGGTTTGTCTATCGTGCTGTCTATCGGTTATGACAACTTTGTTGAGCTGCTGGCGGGGGCACATGAAATGGATCAGCATTTCGTGAACACGCCGTTTGAAAGCAATATTCCGGTCATTCTGGCGCTGATTGGCATTTGGTATAACAACTTCCATGGTGCAGAGTCTGAAGCGATCCTGCCTTATGATCAGTATCTGCACCGTTTTGCCGCTTACTTCCAACAGGGCAACATGGAATCGAACGGTAAGTATGTTGACCGCGATGGTAACCCAGTGACTTACCAAACTGGCCCAATTATTTGGGGTGAACCCGGTACGAACGGCCAGCACGCTTTCTATCAGCTTATCCACCAAGGCACTAAGCTGATCCCATGTGATTTTATCGCGCCAGCGGTGAGCCATAATCTGGTTGGCGATCATCACCAAAAGCTGATGTCTAACTTCTTCGCGCAAACCGAAGCCTTAGCCTTCGGAAAATCCGCGCAAGCTGTGCAAGCGGAACTCGAAAAAGCGGGTAAATCGGCGGCAGAAATCGCAGCGTTAGTGCCGTTCAAAGTATTTGAAGGTAACCGCCCAACCAACTCGATTCTGGTTAAGCAGATTACGCCACGCACGCTGGGTAACTTGATTGCGATGTACGAACACAAAATCTTCGTACAAGGTGTGATTTGGAACATCTTCAGTTTCGATCAATGGGGCGTGGAACTGGGTAAGCAACTGGCGAACCAAATCCTGCCTGAGTTAGCGGATAGCGCAGCAGTGACGTCACATGACAGCTCGACCAACGGTCTGATCAACGCCTTTAAAGCGTTTCGCGCCTAA
- the zur gene encoding zinc uptake transcriptional repressor Zur: MVMVLDNKLTKQIEEICAARGVRLTSQRKTVFELICASKRSSSAYELLEDLKKSEPQAKPPTVYRALDFLLEQGFIHRVESTNSFISCCSCNAHKHFSHLLICDQCGNVIESRDDSLVALLASNAEKHGFTISNHVIESHGVCQTCLSKEKKQQ; the protein is encoded by the coding sequence ATGGTGATGGTTTTGGACAACAAGCTAACCAAGCAAATTGAAGAAATATGTGCAGCAAGAGGGGTTCGCCTCACATCACAGCGTAAAACTGTGTTTGAGCTGATCTGTGCCAGCAAACGCTCATCAAGTGCGTATGAACTGCTGGAAGATCTGAAAAAAAGTGAACCGCAAGCTAAACCTCCAACTGTATATCGAGCACTGGATTTTTTGCTAGAACAAGGCTTTATTCACCGAGTAGAGTCGACTAACAGCTTTATCTCTTGCTGTTCATGTAACGCTCATAAGCACTTCTCACATCTGTTGATTTGTGACCAGTGCGGTAACGTGATTGAATCTCGGGATGATAGTCTGGTAGCCTTGTTAGCAAGTAACGCGGAGAAACACGGTTTTACGATAAGCAACCATGTCATCGAATCACATGGGGTTTGTCAGACCTGTCTCTCGAAAGAGAAGAAGCAACAATAG